The window GACCGTCGGCGCAGGATCAAAGAGCACGTACTGCGAGCTCGAGAAGCTATCTGCGATATCCTCGCGAATTCCGAGAGTGAAGATGAAATTCTCGAACTTGATCTGATCCTGGGCATAGAAGCCGTATTGATTCAGGAGTTGATCGTTCTTGTACCACGGCGAAATGTTGGGCCGGATGCCGGTATAAACTGGATTGAAGACATCGATCGGTGGACCCGGATCAAGGAAGTCGGTGTCGAGCGTATAGTTGAGCGTCGTGCGGCTGTAATCGAAACCGAGAACGAGTTGATGCGCAAAGCGCCCCGTCCAGAAGTCACCCTGTAATTGCGTATCGGTCGTGACCGCTGTGACGTCAGAATTCGGCTCGATCGCTGCGCGATTGGCTGTGCGCATATCGGGTTCGAGATACGTGAACCGGTACGCACGCACGTCCGCATCGATACTGGCGTAGCGGAAGTTGTGACGGAGTTGCCAGACATCGTTGAAGCGATGCGAGAACAGATAGCCAGCCCAATACTGCTCACGTTCGAAGGAGTCGTACCCTGGTTCTCCGAGGAAAGTTGATCGCGAGATACGACCATTCGGATTGGGATTGAGCGTCCCATCAGACGGAACGTACTGCAGCGGGACTGTACCCTTGTCTCTGCCGTAGTAACCGAGAACCGTTAGGCTCGTGTCTTTGTTGGGCTGCCACGTAAATGAGGGCGCGATGAAACCGCGATCATCTTTGGTGTAGTCTATCTGCGTGTCGGCGTTCTGAAGTGATCCGACGACGCGATACAGCAGTGTTTTGTCGGACGTCACTGGGCCGGAAAAATCAAATCCGGTGGTCGCATTATCGAAGCTTCCGAACTGAACGAACACTTCGTTCTGCGCCGTATCGGTCGGCCGTTTGCTCACAAGGTTGACGATGCCGCCCGGCGAATTTCGCCCATAAAGAACAGATGCTGGTCCCTTCAGCACCTCGATACGCTCAAGATTGTAGGGTTGGTTTAGCGATTGAGCGAAATCATCTGCGAACTGCGGCAGCGCCATGCCATCGAGATAATATTTGGCCTCGAAGCCGCGTACCCTCGCGACATCGACGCGTGAGCCTGCGCCGTCGCGTTCGACAACGACGCCTGGGGTATAGCGCAATGCCTCGGAAACAGTTTCCGCACCCTGATCCCGCATCTGATCAGCCGGTACGACTGAAATCGACTGTGGC is drawn from Hyphomicrobium methylovorum and contains these coding sequences:
- a CDS encoding TonB-dependent siderophore receptor is translated as MDSKTLLGIFVFGPLACFADSPAFAQDGTATDPGGQASVNLPDVVVTSTPKPKKVKTAKKAAPKKEATAPPSDPQPSPTNSASIDSSQERATGPVKGYVATQSATGTKTDAPLVEVPQSISVVPADQMRDQGAETVSEALRYTPGVVVERDGAGSRVDVARVRGFEAKYYLDGMALPQFADDFAQSLNQPYNLERIEVLKGPASVLYGRNSPGGIVNLVSKRPTDTAQNEVFVQFGSFDNATTGFDFSGPVTSDKTLLYRVVGSLQNADTQIDYTKDDRGFIAPSFTWQPNKDTSLTVLGYYGRDKGTVPLQYVPSDGTLNPNPNGRISRSTFLGEPGYDSFEREQYWAGYLFSHRFNDVWQLRHNFRYASIDADVRAYRFTYLEPDMRTANRAAIEPNSDVTAVTTDTQLQGDFWTGRFAHQLVLGFDYSRTTLNYTLDTDFLDPGPPIDVFNPVYTGIRPNISPWYKNDQLLNQYGFYAQDQIKFENFIFTLGIREDIADSFSSSQYVLFDPAPTVVKPTDSATTYRAGVGYELAPGLIPYFSYSTSFDPILGADATGKAFSPSTGEQFEVGVKYQPPGTQTLLTVAAFDITQDNVTAVDPDNPDFNLQVGQVKARGFEVEARTELSRNLQFLAGYSYLDTEVTQSSDEFQIGSQLPGLPKHTASTWLYYTFHETALRGFGFGGGVRFTGPKAETFGTLAQPAYTLFDLAAHYDLENVSSSLRGARLSLSVQNVADQYYVTNCLPGSCFLGSERTFLSTLSYKW